One window of the Spirochaetota bacterium genome contains the following:
- a CDS encoding sulfurtransferase TusA family protein — protein MSDIKPDVTMDLKGLACPLPVVKVSQQIKKMQVGQILMAETTDPGALADFPAWAKTSGNEILDTVKDGNVTKFYIKKLK, from the coding sequence ATGAGCGACATTAAACCAGATGTAACAATGGATTTAAAAGGGTTGGCATGCCCTTTACCAGTTGTTAAAGTTTCACAGCAAATTAAAAAAATGCAGGTAGGCCAAATTCTTATGGCAGAAACTACTGACCCTGGAGCACTGGCTGACTTTCCTGCATGGGCCAAAACAAGTGGAAATGAAATTCTTGATACAGTTAAGGATGGCAACGTAACAAAGTTCTATATTAAAAAGCTTAAATAA
- a CDS encoding DsrE/DsrF/DrsH-like family protein → MVIVKSKPVIKMLESIQNQIKEIQDGRKDKIAMVVFSGDLDKLLAAFIIATGSVAMGMEAVMFFTFWATPALRDKKKKGKGKNFFGKMFSFMLPKGASRVKLSKMNMGGLGTAMMKHIMKKKNIQNLDGMIALAAELGVKIYVCEMSMDLMGLKMEEMIDYPDIKSVGVATFLQEASDSKIQLFI, encoded by the coding sequence ATGGTTATTGTAAAAAGTAAACCTGTTATTAAAATGCTAGAATCCATTCAGAACCAGATCAAAGAGATTCAAGATGGTCGAAAAGATAAGATTGCAATGGTTGTTTTCAGTGGTGATTTAGACAAACTTTTAGCCGCATTTATTATTGCAACAGGGTCTGTTGCAATGGGCATGGAAGCTGTTATGTTTTTCACGTTCTGGGCAACACCTGCATTACGAGATAAGAAGAAAAAAGGTAAAGGGAAAAACTTCTTTGGCAAAATGTTCAGCTTTATGCTCCCAAAAGGTGCTTCACGGGTAAAACTTTCAAAAATGAATATGGGTGGTTTGGGAACAGCAATGATGAAACATATAATGAAAAAAAAGAATATTCAGAACCTTGATGGGATGATAGCACTTGCTGCAGAACTGGGTGTAAAAATTTATGTATGCGAAATGTCAATGGATTTGATGGGCCTTAAAATGGAGGAGATGATTGACTATCCTGATATTAAATCAGTTGGTGTTGCAACATTTTTACAGGAAGCTTCAGACAGTAAGATTCAGTTATTCATATAA
- a CDS encoding molybdopterin-dependent oxidoreductase: MLGKISRREFIKIAGAGVGTLAVGGGLYKLVQDVITDKNANGPVVKTPTYCEMCTYQCAGWVYKKGDMPWKIVGNELDEHCYGRMCTKGLSGLGAYLDPNRLRTPLIRKKERGKQVFKEATWDEAFTYIADKMEYLKQKYGPESVALFSHGSGGHWFKMLLKAYGTNSFAAPSYANCRGPREEGYVLTYGEPIDTPERTDMKNTKCLVLIGSHIGENTHSQQVIEFSQAVANGASIIVVDPRFSVAASKAKYWLPIKPGTDIALLLAWIHVLIYDELFDKQYVYNNTSGFEQLKQSVKNTTPEWAYPITSIQPELIRETAKEMAKYSPATIVHPGRHNVWYGDDTQRVRAGAILNALLGSWGRKGGFFYPEKVDLPEYPTPPFPHPKKSFKDAVNNKYELANLIVSSGICDATIHNVMNGSSFYEGWFIYGSNLLKALPQQEKTIKALQDLELVVVVDILPTEITGWADVVLPDTTYLERYDDIRTSQGRTPQIALRMPAFNPRYNSKPAWWIAKNLAEKMGLGDYFPWKTIEEYLDYKLKAVGTSLDEMKQVGVKNFDRQTPLYITGAQLPRLDTPSGKIELYSSTLASYGFDPIPVYTKHEEPPKGYYRLLYGRSPFHSFARTINNPVLTQLQDENTVWVHPTVALDWNLKNDQYVRLENQDGVVSNKIRVKVTERIRPDCVYMVHGFGSKQKQLKRAYKKGADDQQLITKVSVDPIMGGQAMHGNFVTFKV; encoded by the coding sequence ATGTTAGGAAAAATTAGTAGAAGAGAATTTATTAAGATAGCAGGGGCTGGGGTTGGCACTCTGGCGGTTGGCGGAGGCCTTTATAAATTAGTACAAGATGTAATTACGGATAAAAATGCCAATGGACCAGTAGTAAAAACACCTACATATTGTGAAATGTGTACCTACCAGTGCGCAGGATGGGTTTATAAAAAAGGTGACATGCCATGGAAAATAGTAGGCAATGAGCTTGATGAGCATTGTTATGGCAGAATGTGCACAAAAGGGTTATCAGGTCTTGGTGCTTATTTAGATCCCAACAGGCTAAGAACACCTCTAATTAGGAAGAAAGAAAGAGGAAAACAGGTTTTCAAAGAAGCAACATGGGATGAAGCTTTTACCTATATTGCTGATAAAATGGAATACTTAAAGCAAAAGTACGGTCCTGAGAGCGTTGCATTGTTCAGTCATGGTTCTGGTGGTCATTGGTTTAAAATGCTTTTAAAAGCTTATGGTACAAATAGTTTTGCTGCTCCATCCTATGCCAACTGTCGTGGTCCTCGCGAAGAAGGATATGTGCTTACGTATGGTGAACCAATTGATACCCCTGAGCGCACAGATATGAAAAACACGAAATGCTTGGTTCTTATTGGTTCACACATTGGTGAAAATACTCATAGCCAGCAGGTCATTGAATTTTCTCAGGCAGTGGCCAATGGAGCAAGTATCATTGTAGTTGATCCACGGTTTTCAGTTGCAGCTAGTAAGGCAAAATACTGGTTACCAATTAAACCAGGTACTGATATTGCACTATTATTGGCGTGGATACATGTATTGATCTATGATGAATTATTTGATAAGCAATATGTATACAATAATACTTCTGGATTTGAGCAATTAAAGCAATCGGTAAAAAATACCACACCTGAATGGGCGTACCCTATTACATCAATTCAGCCTGAATTGATACGTGAAACAGCAAAAGAAATGGCAAAATACTCCCCTGCAACGATTGTTCATCCGGGAAGGCATAATGTATGGTATGGTGATGATACGCAAAGAGTAAGAGCAGGAGCAATATTGAATGCTCTACTTGGTAGTTGGGGCAGGAAAGGCGGATTTTTCTATCCAGAAAAAGTAGATTTGCCTGAATATCCAACTCCTCCGTTCCCTCATCCTAAGAAATCATTTAAAGATGCTGTGAATAATAAATATGAACTGGCTAATTTGATTGTTTCATCAGGTATTTGTGATGCAACCATTCATAATGTGATGAATGGGAGCTCATTTTATGAAGGTTGGTTCATATATGGTTCAAATCTATTGAAAGCCCTACCACAACAGGAAAAAACCATTAAAGCATTGCAGGATCTTGAATTGGTTGTAGTTGTGGATATTTTACCAACAGAAATAACTGGTTGGGCAGATGTTGTACTTCCTGATACTACGTATTTAGAGCGATATGATGACATAAGAACCTCACAGGGCAGAACACCTCAAATAGCTTTGCGTATGCCTGCATTTAATCCAAGGTATAATTCAAAGCCAGCATGGTGGATTGCCAAAAACCTTGCCGAAAAGATGGGTCTGGGGGATTATTTCCCGTGGAAAACAATTGAAGAGTATCTTGATTATAAATTAAAAGCTGTTGGAACCTCACTTGATGAAATGAAACAGGTTGGCGTTAAAAATTTCGATCGACAAACACCACTGTATATAACAGGTGCACAATTACCACGATTAGATACCCCCAGTGGTAAAATTGAATTGTATTCATCAACATTGGCAAGTTATGGATTTGACCCAATTCCCGTTTATACAAAACATGAAGAGCCACCTAAAGGATATTACAGGTTACTGTATGGACGTTCTCCTTTCCACTCATTTGCACGGACTATAAATAATCCTGTTCTAACGCAATTGCAGGATGAAAATACAGTATGGGTACATCCTACTGTTGCTTTGGATTGGAATTTGAAGAATGATCAGTATGTAAGATTGGAAAATCAGGATGGTGTTGTAAGTAATAAGATTAGGGTTAAGGTAACAGAAAGGATACGACCTGATTGTGTGTACATGGTTCATGGATTTGGGAGTAAGCAGAAGCAGTTGAAGCGTGCGTATAAAAAAGGTGCTGATGACCAGCAACTCATAACAAAAGTAAGTGTTGATCCTATTATGGGTGGTCAGGCAATGCATGGTAATTTTGTTACCTTTAAAGTTTAG
- a CDS encoding 4Fe-4S dicluster domain-containing protein: MANKTKKYVMVIDTRLCVGCGACVAACKMENQVPEGLHRDWIVEQVTGTYPNLSMEIRSERCNHCSNAPCITSCPTGASHRKEGTNIVVVTANKCTGCKACMASCPYNARFVMPDGYVSKCTFCEHRLEEGLEPACASACPTHAITFGNLNDTMNKVSKLLKTRKYKTIIPEAGTDPNIFYLL; the protein is encoded by the coding sequence ATGGCAAATAAGACTAAAAAGTATGTAATGGTTATAGATACGCGTTTATGTGTTGGTTGTGGAGCATGTGTAGCAGCATGTAAAATGGAAAATCAGGTTCCTGAAGGCTTGCATAGGGATTGGATTGTGGAACAGGTAACTGGAACTTATCCTAATCTTTCTATGGAAATTCGTTCAGAACGTTGTAATCACTGTTCCAATGCTCCATGTATTACTTCATGTCCAACAGGTGCAAGTCATCGTAAAGAAGGAACAAATATTGTTGTAGTAACAGCTAATAAATGCACTGGTTGCAAAGCATGTATGGCTTCATGCCCATACAATGCTCGCTTTGTAATGCCAGATGGGTATGTAAGTAAATGTACTTTCTGTGAACATAGATTAGAAGAGGGTTTAGAACCCGCTTGTGCTTCAGCGTGTCCAACACATGCCATTACGTTTGGCAATTTGAATGACACAATGAACAAGGTTTCAAAATTATTAAAAACCAGAAAGTATAAAACCATTATTCCCGAGGCCGGGACTGATCCAAATATATTCTATTTATTATAA
- the nrfD gene encoding polysulfide reductase NrfD, with protein sequence MNEIVLTTKKAIEAGHSMSIWKWEVPMYLFLGGLTAGILLIAAFMILKDKPKKYPFSTNKLILLAPIILSVGMLFLFLDLDHKLYVWRFYTAFRITSVMSWGAWILMLVYPLSIGLILATVKKGYAEYYDRFNKWLKNSKYNKLSPIIDKLIVLAEKYKKPLAIATIPVGILLGIYTGILLSAFSARPFWNSELLGFLFLVSGLSTGAALVILLAKDHEERKFITKLDIGFIAVEAILLVLYIFGMLSSSLQHIDAIKLILGGELTPIFWSFVFVIGMLIPLTLELLELKGKPIPSSIAASLVLAGGLALRFIFVAAGQITNWLPY encoded by the coding sequence ATGAATGAAATAGTACTAACAACAAAAAAAGCGATTGAGGCAGGCCATTCAATGAGTATTTGGAAATGGGAAGTGCCAATGTATCTTTTCCTTGGTGGCCTCACAGCAGGAATTCTCCTTATTGCTGCTTTTATGATTTTGAAAGATAAACCAAAGAAATATCCATTTTCAACTAATAAATTAATTTTGCTGGCACCAATTATTTTAAGTGTTGGTATGTTATTTCTTTTCTTAGATCTTGACCATAAGTTGTATGTATGGCGATTTTATACTGCATTCCGAATCACATCGGTTATGTCATGGGGTGCATGGATATTGATGCTTGTATATCCTTTAAGTATTGGGTTAATATTGGCAACTGTCAAGAAAGGTTATGCTGAGTATTACGATAGATTTAATAAATGGCTGAAGAATTCCAAATACAATAAACTATCGCCAATTATTGATAAATTAATTGTCCTTGCTGAAAAGTACAAAAAGCCTCTGGCTATAGCAACAATACCAGTAGGTATTTTACTTGGTATATATACAGGAATTTTATTAAGTGCGTTTTCAGCACGGCCATTCTGGAATTCAGAACTTCTTGGATTTTTATTTTTAGTTTCGGGATTATCTACTGGAGCTGCACTGGTTATTTTACTAGCAAAAGATCATGAGGAAAGGAAATTCATCACAAAACTTGATATTGGGTTTATTGCAGTAGAGGCAATATTACTTGTACTGTATATTTTTGGTATGCTGTCTTCGTCTTTACAGCATATTGATGCAATAAAGTTAATTTTGGGTGGCGAATTGACGCCTATATTTTGGTCTTTTGTGTTTGTTATAGGAATGCTGATTCCTTTAACACTTGAGCTTCTTGAACTGAAAGGTAAGCCTATACCTTCATCCATTGCTGCATCATTGGTGCTTGCTGGTGGGTTGGCTTTACGATTTATTTTTGTTGCAGCTGGCCAGATTACAAACTGGCTACCATATTAA